A region of Haloplanus sp. XH21 DNA encodes the following proteins:
- a CDS encoding type II secretion system protein, translated as MSATEWLAAAWPRPVSTAPALERATTRLGTDADAETIERAARTVASVAVVAAVAIGLAVVVRGWRAAGVLVVVSGALGGVCTPTIANRSVRFAATMARTRALGSAATLVGRAALSLRIEPSIERAAVFAARTGRSALARSLGRHVRRAANTSHSGFDGFAADWGAQFRALDRAVARLDAAASASADERGGHLDRAVAAALRGAREDLSAFTTDIRGPVTGLYAFGVLLPLALVAVLPAARATGVALSLPVVVALYDAALPLVVVGAGAWLLARRPIAFPPPRIGRDHPDTPDSRVAAVTAGLVAAGVGGWIVARGVDVWAAPVAAVGFGVGTALVARFRPAKRVRDRVLAVEADLHDALYLVGRRVAAGDAVETAVETAAKRVPGTTGAYLENAVDRHRRLDVTVREAFGGMRVASPSRRVREMADLFALAATEGRPAGEALVATAEHFEEMRRIERESRRELRRVTDTLANTAAVFGPLVGGATVALSERVSQTGATPQLGAAPLPTAGLGVAVGAYVLWLAVALTVLTTGLTRGLDRTLVGYRVGVSLCLATTCYFLAYVAAGLFL; from the coding sequence GTGTCGGCGACCGAATGGCTCGCGGCCGCGTGGCCTCGTCCCGTCTCGACTGCTCCAGCGCTGGAACGGGCGACGACTCGCCTCGGGACCGACGCCGATGCGGAGACGATCGAACGGGCCGCCCGTACCGTGGCATCGGTCGCCGTCGTCGCTGCCGTCGCCATCGGCCTCGCGGTCGTGGTTCGCGGGTGGCGCGCTGCCGGCGTGCTCGTCGTCGTCTCCGGGGCGCTGGGTGGCGTCTGTACACCGACGATTGCGAACCGAAGCGTGCGGTTCGCGGCGACGATGGCTCGCACCCGTGCGCTGGGATCGGCGGCCACGCTCGTCGGCCGCGCCGCTCTCAGTCTGCGCATCGAACCCTCCATCGAGCGGGCGGCCGTCTTCGCCGCACGGACGGGACGAAGCGCGCTGGCACGGAGTCTCGGTCGACACGTCCGTCGCGCCGCGAACACGTCCCACAGCGGGTTCGACGGGTTCGCGGCCGACTGGGGTGCGCAGTTTCGGGCACTGGATCGCGCCGTCGCCAGACTGGACGCCGCGGCGTCGGCATCCGCCGACGAACGCGGCGGGCACCTCGACCGAGCCGTCGCCGCTGCGCTCCGCGGCGCCAGAGAGGACCTCTCGGCGTTCACGACCGACATCCGCGGGCCGGTCACCGGCCTGTACGCCTTCGGCGTCTTGCTACCGCTGGCGCTGGTCGCCGTCTTGCCCGCCGCGCGGGCGACTGGCGTTGCGCTCTCGTTGCCCGTGGTCGTCGCGCTCTACGACGCCGCTCTCCCGCTCGTCGTCGTCGGGGCGGGGGCGTGGCTCCTCGCCCGACGCCCGATCGCGTTTCCGCCGCCACGAATCGGTCGCGACCATCCCGACACGCCTGACAGTCGTGTGGCCGCGGTGACGGCCGGCCTCGTCGCTGCTGGGGTCGGGGGCTGGATCGTCGCTCGCGGCGTCGACGTGTGGGCTGCTCCCGTCGCCGCCGTCGGATTCGGCGTCGGAACCGCTCTCGTGGCTCGCTTCCGACCGGCCAAGCGCGTCCGCGACCGCGTGCTCGCGGTCGAAGCGGACCTTCACGATGCGCTCTATCTCGTCGGACGGCGGGTGGCGGCCGGCGACGCCGTCGAGACGGCGGTCGAAACGGCCGCGAAGAGGGTTCCCGGCACAACCGGGGCGTATCTCGAGAACGCGGTGGACCGACATCGACGGCTCGATGTCACTGTGCGCGAAGCGTTCGGTGGGATGCGTGTGGCGTCGCCGAGTCGTCGGGTCCGCGAGATGGCCGATCTGTTCGCCCTCGCGGCGACCGAAGGGCGACCCGCTGGCGAGGCGCTGGTCGCAACTGCCGAACACTTCGAGGAGATGCGGCGGATCGAACGCGAATCCCGTCGTGAACTGCGACGCGTTACCGACACCCTGGCCAACACGGCAGCCGTCTTCGGTCCACTGGTCGGGGGCGCGACGGTGGCGCTGTCCGAACGCGTTTCGCAAACCGGTGCGACGCCCCAGTTGGGCGCTGCCCCGCTTCCGACCGCCGGGCTTGGCGTCGCGGTTGGGGCGTACGTCCTCTGGCTGGCCGTTGCGCTCACCGTCCTCACGACCGGATTGACACGCGGCCTCGATCGGACGCTCGTCGGCTACCGCGTCGGTGTCTCGCTCTGTCTCGCGACCACCTGTTACTTTCTGGCCTACGTCGCCGCCGGACTGTTCCTGTGA
- a CDS encoding type II/IV secretion system ATPase subunit — translation MTGPLRRMGLLDRLRDRTTEDATCRCETAFRSPRRSEPDRRPALVVDADDCPGDGDLVAEPDCRATVVDALADRRADAVRVRCDGLERRYDDGAVGLLVAAGQFAMRVAVHDETLAERARRDPLGAARAATGRAGPVATVAATSGLAAGADRIESDGDSDSGDYESALSAATGPRIANARLAARPPEEATLIDRRELDTGATVRRYRTPTGDHYLLEPLGWRLDEADTAALAAAYGRLAAAAPADGAQDTDRSVTRALRAVDDTSAGSTEAVARVLRKHTRGHGVLDDLFADPAVSEVLVTAPVTENPVRVSVDGDRLPTNIRLTREGAAALASRFRRESGRAFSRATPTLDASTEGPFGERIRVAGVTDPASDGYGFVFRTHGTDAWTLPALVANGTLPPDAAALCSLAVERAAAGLIAGPRGAGKTTLLSALLWELPSATRTVVVEDTPELPVATLRDAGRDIQPVRVESGDGPSISAVEALRTALRLGEGALILGEVRGEEAATLYEAMRVGAAGSAVLGTIHGDGADAVFERVVTDLGVPAPSFAATDLLVTLSVEERRRVAAIEEVRHTDDGVAFEPLFEPGADGAHPTGVVDRGNSQLVASLARPGESYADVLTVLDERESLLRELARTERTSPDAVDMANRERVGD, via the coding sequence ATGACGGGACCACTCCGCCGCATGGGACTGCTGGATCGACTGCGTGACCGCACTACGGAGGACGCTACCTGTCGGTGTGAGACGGCGTTTCGATCGCCACGGCGGAGCGAGCCGGACCGCCGACCGGCGCTCGTCGTCGACGCCGACGACTGCCCCGGCGACGGTGACCTCGTCGCGGAACCGGACTGCCGGGCGACGGTCGTCGACGCACTCGCTGATCGCCGCGCCGATGCCGTTCGCGTCCGTTGCGACGGGCTGGAACGCCGCTACGACGACGGTGCCGTCGGCCTGCTCGTCGCGGCCGGACAGTTCGCCATGCGGGTCGCCGTCCACGACGAGACGCTCGCCGAGCGTGCGCGACGCGACCCGCTGGGTGCCGCCCGCGCCGCGACCGGCCGTGCCGGTCCGGTGGCGACCGTCGCGGCGACCTCGGGGCTCGCCGCGGGTGCCGATCGGATCGAGAGCGACGGCGACAGCGATAGCGGCGACTACGAATCGGCCCTCAGCGCCGCCACCGGGCCGCGGATCGCCAACGCTCGACTCGCCGCCCGGCCACCCGAGGAGGCGACGCTGATCGACCGCCGCGAACTCGACACCGGGGCGACGGTGCGACGATATCGCACCCCAACCGGCGATCACTACCTGCTCGAACCGCTCGGGTGGCGACTCGACGAGGCCGACACGGCGGCGCTGGCGGCCGCCTACGGCCGTCTCGCCGCGGCCGCCCCGGCCGACGGCGCTCAGGACACCGACCGATCGGTCACTCGCGCGCTCCGCGCGGTCGACGATACGTCGGCCGGTTCGACCGAAGCCGTCGCGCGCGTGCTCCGCAAACACACGCGTGGCCACGGCGTGCTCGACGACCTCTTTGCCGACCCCGCGGTGTCGGAGGTACTCGTCACAGCGCCGGTGACCGAGAACCCGGTTCGCGTGTCGGTCGACGGCGACCGACTTCCGACGAATATTCGCCTGACGCGGGAAGGCGCCGCCGCCCTCGCCTCGCGGTTCCGGCGCGAGAGCGGGCGGGCCTTCTCGCGGGCGACGCCGACGCTCGACGCGTCGACCGAGGGACCGTTCGGCGAGCGGATCCGTGTCGCCGGCGTCACCGACCCGGCCAGCGACGGCTACGGGTTCGTCTTCCGGACCCACGGTACCGACGCATGGACGCTCCCCGCGCTCGTCGCCAACGGGACGCTCCCACCCGATGCCGCGGCACTCTGTTCGCTGGCGGTCGAACGCGCCGCTGCCGGCCTGATCGCCGGGCCGCGCGGCGCCGGCAAGACGACGCTTCTCTCGGCGCTCCTGTGGGAACTCCCCTCGGCGACCCGGACCGTCGTCGTCGAGGACACGCCCGAACTCCCTGTGGCGACGCTCCGGGACGCCGGGCGTGACATCCAACCCGTTCGCGTCGAGAGCGGCGACGGCCCGTCGATTTCGGCCGTCGAGGCGTTGCGGACCGCCCTCCGCCTCGGCGAGGGTGCGCTGATCCTCGGTGAGGTCCGGGGCGAGGAGGCGGCGACGCTCTACGAGGCGATGCGCGTCGGCGCCGCCGGCAGTGCCGTCCTCGGGACCATCCACGGCGACGGCGCCGACGCGGTGTTCGAACGCGTCGTCACCGACCTCGGGGTGCCGGCACCGTCGTTCGCCGCGACCGATCTGCTCGTCACGCTCTCGGTCGAGGAGCGCCGCCGCGTGGCAGCGATCGAAGAGGTGCGCCACACCGACGACGGCGTCGCGTTCGAACCCCTGTTCGAACCTGGCGCGGACGGCGCTCACCCCACCGGCGTCGTGGACCGGGGGAACAGCCAGCTCGTGGCGTCGCTCGCACGCCCCGGCGAGTCCTACGCGGATGTCCTGACGGTGCTCGACGAGCGTGAATCGCTCCTTCGGGAACTCGCCCGGACGGAGCGAACCAGCCCGGACGCCGTCGACATGGCCAATCGCGAACGGGTCGGTGACTGA
- a CDS encoding DUF7311 family protein: MIRVVLAVVLTVALLAAATPAIDEGRQSRTATHLDSVTDRIERAARSLLAHEDPTPPETVAPRRIVRFRLRPRSWTAAGATVRIDGERDVIAYRIQGGRPHRTTLPGVDLRTPDGPFVYGPGRHRLVVSLVRDRGVGVVFARTEGEIEKR; this comes from the coding sequence GTGATTCGGGTGGTCCTCGCCGTCGTGCTGACCGTCGCGTTGCTGGCGGCGGCGACGCCCGCCATCGACGAGGGTCGCCAGTCGCGGACGGCCACCCACCTCGACAGCGTCACCGACCGCATCGAACGGGCCGCGCGGTCGCTGCTCGCTCACGAGGACCCCACGCCGCCGGAGACGGTCGCCCCTCGGCGGATCGTCCGGTTTCGACTTCGGCCCCGGTCGTGGACTGCCGCCGGCGCGACGGTTCGGATCGACGGCGAACGCGACGTGATCGCGTATCGGATTCAAGGCGGTCGACCGCACCGGACGACGCTCCCGGGCGTCGATCTACGGACACCTGACGGCCCGTTCGTCTACGGTCCCGGCCGGCACCGTCTCGTCGTCTCGCTCGTTCGGGACCGCGGCGTCGGCGTCGTCTTCGCGAGGACGGAGGGCGAGATTGAAAAGCGATGA
- a CDS encoding DUF7310 family coiled-coil domain-containing protein produces MADDRPLDDRLDAVERAVTDGEAVDGLPEAARLRTRLDELETTVDDFDDRLADLEAAVQALRGFAGGVRAVDESVERRANAAVARVDRLEAELREAGIVAADASDAATGDDAHPPTTNRRPRGTDRASPSTGTTAAATGDPPDGGPSSPTATPSNATLAETVAARARSADDAVVADDEAGEPTDRSLADRLRRLL; encoded by the coding sequence ATGGCCGACGACCGACCACTCGACGATCGACTCGACGCAGTCGAACGCGCGGTCACCGACGGAGAAGCGGTGGACGGTCTCCCCGAGGCGGCTCGACTCCGGACCCGCCTCGACGAACTCGAAACGACTGTCGATGATTTCGACGACCGACTCGCGGATCTGGAGGCAGCGGTACAGGCGCTTCGGGGCTTTGCCGGCGGCGTCCGAGCGGTCGATGAATCCGTCGAGCGGCGCGCGAACGCCGCCGTCGCGCGGGTGGATCGTCTCGAAGCCGAACTTCGGGAAGCGGGAATCGTCGCGGCGGATGCCTCCGACGCGGCAACGGGCGACGACGCCCATCCTCCGACCACGAATCGTCGCCCACGCGGAACCGATCGGGCGTCGCCATCCACCGGCACCACCGCCGCGGCGACCGGTGACCCGCCCGATGGCGGGCCGTCGTCGCCGACAGCGACCCCGTCTAATGCGACGCTCGCGGAGACCGTCGCTGCTCGTGCCCGATCTGCCGACGACGCGGTCGTCGCCGACGACGAGGCCGGGGAGCCGACGGATCGCTCGCTCGCCGACCGGCTACGACGGCTCCTGTGA
- a CDS encoding tubulin/FtsZ family protein produces MQSVLIGVGQAGGKIVDALSDFDARNGFGAVSGTLAVNSARSDLQSLPLDTVLIGAAEVNGHGVGGDNELGTKVIRDDLQEVMGAIDGRVTAQAEAIVVVAGLGGGTGSGGAPYLVKELKRIYDIPVYGLGVLPGRDEGALYQVNAGRSLKTLTREADATILVDNDAWRSAGESLESGYETINQRIARRIGLLLAAGEGGEGVGESVVDSSEVINTLRGGGVATLGYTSATVGADPESTVNVVTNTTRRAVRSGLSLPDTTSAERGLLVVAGRPETISRKGVEHARSWLETELDTMEVRGGDFPRQSDQLASLVLLGSVADSDRLDGFLDRARQAAREEEQAEENEGTTLQDDRIDGLL; encoded by the coding sequence ATGCAGTCCGTCCTGATTGGTGTCGGGCAGGCCGGCGGCAAGATCGTCGACGCCCTGTCCGACTTCGACGCGAGAAACGGCTTTGGCGCCGTCAGCGGGACGCTCGCGGTCAACAGCGCTCGCTCCGACCTCCAGTCCCTCCCCCTCGACACCGTCCTCATCGGCGCCGCCGAGGTGAACGGTCACGGGGTCGGCGGCGACAACGAACTGGGGACGAAAGTGATACGAGATGACCTCCAGGAGGTGATGGGCGCCATCGACGGCCGGGTGACCGCGCAGGCCGAGGCGATCGTCGTCGTCGCGGGCCTCGGTGGCGGCACCGGCAGCGGCGGCGCGCCCTACCTCGTCAAGGAACTCAAACGCATCTACGACATCCCGGTCTACGGGTTGGGCGTCCTCCCCGGCCGCGACGAGGGCGCGCTCTACCAGGTGAACGCCGGTCGGTCGCTGAAGACGCTGACGCGGGAGGCCGACGCGACGATCCTGGTCGACAACGACGCTTGGCGGTCGGCGGGCGAGAGCCTCGAATCCGGCTACGAGACCATCAACCAGCGTATCGCCCGGCGCATCGGCCTCTTGCTCGCTGCGGGCGAGGGCGGCGAGGGCGTCGGCGAGTCCGTCGTCGACAGCTCGGAGGTCATCAACACCCTCCGGGGTGGCGGCGTGGCGACGCTCGGTTACACCTCCGCGACCGTCGGTGCCGATCCCGAATCGACCGTCAACGTCGTCACGAACACGACCCGGAGAGCGGTCCGCTCCGGCCTCAGCCTCCCCGATACGACGAGCGCGGAGCGTGGGCTACTGGTCGTCGCCGGCAGACCGGAAACCATCTCCCGGAAGGGCGTCGAGCACGCCCGCTCGTGGCTGGAGACGGAACTGGATACGATGGAGGTCCGCGGCGGCGACTTCCCCCGGCAGAGCGACCAGCTGGCGTCGCTGGTCCTGCTCGGTAGCGTGGCGGACTCCGACCGTCTGGACGGCTTCCTCGACCGAGCACGGCAGGCGGCGCGAGAGGAAGAGCAGGCGGAGGAAAACGAGGGAACGACGCTGCAGGACGACCGGATCGACGGGCTACTGTGA
- a CDS encoding alkaline phosphatase family protein yields the protein MGLFDRLRGEDHPRVAFVGIDGVPFSLLDDHPEEFPNFAALADEGSAGAIDSIVPPESSACWPSLTTGVNPGETGVYGFQDREAGSYDTYVPMGQDVQAPRIWDRLDDAERASTVMNVPVTFPPQRNVQRMVSGFLSPGVDKAAYPDDLRDYLQSIDYAIDVNAKLGHKEDKTEFIEDAHETIDTRFEAFSKYLEQDDWDLFFGVFMTTDRVNHFLFKDYERGGPNKEAFMEFYRKVDDYIGQIREMLDDDVTLVVASDHGFTSLDYEVHFNAWLQEEGWLSFEDEDHDDLTDIAEESKAYSLIPGRFYINLEGREPRGSVPEAEYDATRDELKAKLEALEGPDGNPVCERVVEKEDAFRGEHDGIAPDLVAIPNHGFDLKSGFKGHEKVFDVGPRNGMHSFDNATLYVDDPAASITDADLFDIAPTILDLMDVDYGRTDFDGGSLLTSK from the coding sequence ATGGGTCTGTTCGATCGACTGCGCGGCGAGGACCATCCGCGCGTCGCGTTCGTCGGCATCGACGGGGTGCCTTTTAGTCTACTCGATGATCACCCCGAGGAGTTCCCGAACTTCGCGGCGCTCGCCGACGAGGGGAGTGCAGGGGCCATCGACAGCATCGTTCCGCCGGAGTCGAGCGCCTGTTGGCCGTCGCTCACGACGGGCGTCAACCCCGGCGAGACCGGCGTCTACGGCTTCCAGGACCGCGAAGCGGGATCGTACGACACGTACGTTCCCATGGGACAAGATGTCCAGGCACCACGCATCTGGGACCGCCTCGACGACGCCGAGCGCGCGTCGACGGTGATGAACGTCCCCGTCACGTTCCCGCCACAGCGGAACGTTCAGCGGATGGTGTCGGGCTTTCTCTCGCCGGGTGTCGATAAGGCCGCCTACCCCGACGACCTCCGCGACTATCTCCAGTCCATCGACTACGCCATCGACGTCAACGCCAAACTGGGGCACAAGGAGGACAAAACCGAGTTCATCGAGGACGCCCACGAGACCATCGACACGCGCTTCGAGGCCTTCTCGAAGTATCTCGAACAGGACGACTGGGACCTGTTTTTCGGCGTCTTCATGACCACCGACCGGGTCAACCACTTCCTGTTCAAGGACTACGAGCGCGGCGGCCCGAACAAGGAGGCATTCATGGAGTTCTACCGGAAGGTCGACGACTACATCGGCCAGATTCGGGAGATGCTCGACGACGACGTGACACTCGTCGTCGCCAGCGACCACGGGTTCACTTCCCTCGATTACGAGGTTCACTTCAACGCGTGGCTACAGGAGGAGGGGTGGCTCTCCTTCGAAGACGAGGACCACGACGACCTCACCGACATCGCGGAGGAGTCGAAGGCCTACTCGCTCATCCCCGGCCGGTTCTACATCAACCTGGAGGGGCGCGAACCCCGCGGCTCGGTCCCCGAGGCCGAGTACGACGCGACGCGTGACGAACTCAAGGCCAAACTCGAAGCGCTGGAGGGGCCGGACGGCAACCCGGTGTGTGAGCGCGTCGTCGAGAAGGAAGACGCCTTCCGCGGCGAACACGACGGTATCGCGCCCGACCTCGTCGCCATCCCGAACCACGGCTTCGACCTCAAATCCGGATTCAAGGGCCACGAGAAGGTGTTCGATGTCGGCCCCCGCAACGGGATGCACAGTTTCGACAACGCCACGCTCTACGTCGACGATCCCGCGGCCTCGATCACCGACGCGGACCTGTTCGACATCGCACCGACGATCCTCGACCTGATGGACGTCGACTACGGCCGCACCGACTTCGACGGCGGCAGTCTGCTCACGTCGAAGTAG
- a CDS encoding DUF7123 family protein, which yields MSTTAASSDLNEKQRRILAYLREHAATKTYFKSRLIAAELGLTAKEVGANMTAIRTGEFDIDVEKWGYSSGTTWKVDA from the coding sequence ATGAGCACGACTGCCGCCAGCAGCGACCTGAACGAGAAACAGCGCCGGATCCTCGCCTACCTCCGGGAGCACGCCGCCACCAAGACGTATTTCAAATCGCGGCTCATCGCGGCGGAACTCGGTCTGACGGCGAAGGAGGTCGGCGCGAACATGACCGCGATTCGGACGGGGGAGTTCGACATCGACGTGGAGAAGTGGGGTTACTCCTCGGGGACGACCTGGAAAGTCGACGCCTGA
- a CDS encoding winged helix-turn-helix transcriptional regulator — protein sequence MPNGERDRGVDADKRATLRRFAALGAATPLAGLAGDARAETEGNDARDAILGYVGATPGAHFSKLRDDLKLGTGETQHHLRRLLDDGALVSRRDGDYRRFFLADRFSTFEQVALGYLRRETPRGLLLTLLRHPDATGSDIASALDVSRATVSTAASQLADAGLLAREDGYTVVRAETVITLLVRYADSFDDEVVAFAADASEFIQYDP from the coding sequence ATGCCGAACGGGGAACGGGATCGGGGCGTGGACGCCGACAAGCGGGCGACGCTGCGTCGCTTCGCTGCTTTAGGCGCGGCCACGCCCCTCGCGGGCCTCGCCGGCGACGCACGAGCGGAGACCGAGGGGAACGACGCCCGGGACGCCATCCTCGGCTACGTGGGCGCGACGCCCGGCGCGCATTTCTCGAAACTCCGCGACGACCTGAAACTCGGCACCGGCGAGACCCAACACCACCTCCGCCGTCTCCTCGACGACGGCGCGCTGGTGTCCCGGCGCGACGGCGACTACCGGCGCTTTTTCCTCGCCGACCGCTTCTCGACGTTCGAGCAGGTGGCGCTCGGCTACCTGCGCCGCGAGACGCCGCGGGGTCTGTTGTTGACGCTGCTTCGGCACCCCGATGCGACGGGGAGCGACATCGCAAGTGCCCTCGACGTCTCCCGCGCGACGGTGAGCACGGCGGCCTCCCAACTCGCCGACGCCGGGCTCCTCGCCCGGGAGGACGGCTACACGGTCGTCCGCGCCGAAACGGTCATCACGCTGCTGGTGCGGTACGCCGACTCCTTCGACGACGAGGTGGTGGCGTTCGCCGCCGACGCGTCCGAGTTCATCCAGTACGATCCGTGA
- a CDS encoding LLM class flavin-dependent oxidoreductase yields MELSAVDLSPVPADGTATDAYANTVETAQQAERLGYTRFWVAEHHGRANTLAGTTPEVLLGHLAAETDAIRLGSGAVLLNHYSPFKVAEQFGALDALAPGRIDAGLGRANGSPAVDRALGTTRRVPNPDEDHAEKLEAVVNHLYDDYPDEHAYSELEIPRSGAAPPVPWALGSSPSSAAIAGKLGLRYCVAAFIRPQFATRALDTYREQFQSSRLAGGIDEPQGVVALNAVCAPTDQEAARRRAVAEATYKRMERGNFGRPDSVEAAVDELGGIPEPTPATLDADEWPRAISGSPDTLADLLAQLADRVGVDEVMIQHTHADHDHALQSHELLADAVGLDPR; encoded by the coding sequence GTGGAACTCTCCGCTGTCGACCTTTCACCGGTCCCCGCCGACGGCACCGCGACCGACGCGTACGCGAACACGGTCGAGACCGCCCAGCAGGCCGAACGGCTCGGCTACACCCGGTTCTGGGTGGCCGAACACCACGGCCGGGCGAACACGCTCGCTGGCACGACACCCGAAGTCCTGCTCGGCCATCTCGCCGCCGAAACCGACGCGATCCGACTCGGCTCCGGCGCCGTGTTGCTCAACCACTACAGCCCGTTCAAGGTCGCCGAACAGTTCGGCGCCCTGGACGCGCTTGCCCCCGGCCGGATCGACGCCGGTCTCGGGCGGGCGAACGGCTCGCCCGCCGTCGACCGCGCGCTCGGCACGACGCGTCGCGTCCCAAACCCGGACGAGGATCACGCCGAGAAGCTCGAAGCCGTCGTCAACCACCTCTACGACGACTACCCCGACGAACACGCCTACAGCGAGTTAGAGATTCCGCGCTCGGGGGCGGCGCCCCCGGTCCCGTGGGCGCTCGGATCGAGTCCGTCGAGCGCGGCCATCGCGGGCAAACTCGGCCTGCGCTACTGCGTCGCGGCGTTCATCCGCCCGCAGTTCGCGACGCGCGCGCTCGACACCTACCGCGAGCAGTTCCAGTCGTCGCGGCTCGCGGGCGGCATCGACGAGCCACAGGGCGTGGTCGCGCTGAACGCCGTCTGTGCGCCGACCGATCAGGAGGCGGCGCGGCGTCGGGCGGTGGCCGAAGCGACGTACAAACGCATGGAACGCGGCAACTTCGGCCGCCCCGACTCCGTCGAGGCGGCCGTCGACGAACTCGGTGGGATCCCCGAGCCGACGCCCGCGACGCTCGACGCCGACGAGTGGCCGCGGGCGATCTCCGGCAGCCCCGACACGCTCGCCGATCTGCTCGCGCAGCTCGCGGATCGGGTGGGCGTCGACGAAGTGATGATCCAACACACCCACGCCGACCACGACCACGCGCTCCAGTCGCACGAACTCCTGGCCGACGCGGTCGGTCTCGACCCCCGATAA
- a CDS encoding ABC transporter ATP-binding protein yields the protein MPAIQLDSLRKTYGAVTAVDGVSLSVEAGELFGLLGPNGAGKTTVIEMLTGQLTPDSGRVSVLGIDPVDRPVAVREQVGILPEKESPPSFMTPREYFDFVGAVRQLPDEQVDDRIETWAQRLGLLEQLDTLSADLSRGQQQKVMLAGAFFHEPDAVCIDEPLANLDPIVQERVKQFLRAYRDAGNTVIITTHDVDVAAELCSRVGIMYGGDLVADVRPGDLPENDTLLDVFLDRVDATVEGDGALHG from the coding sequence GTGCCAGCGATCCAACTCGACTCCCTCCGCAAGACCTACGGAGCGGTCACCGCCGTCGACGGCGTCTCGCTCTCCGTCGAGGCTGGCGAACTATTCGGCTTACTCGGCCCGAACGGGGCGGGAAAGACCACGGTCATCGAGATGCTCACCGGGCAGCTCACGCCGGACAGCGGTCGCGTTTCGGTGCTCGGTATCGATCCGGTCGACCGGCCGGTGGCCGTCCGCGAGCAGGTGGGGATCCTCCCGGAGAAGGAGTCGCCGCCGAGTTTCATGACGCCGCGGGAGTATTTCGACTTCGTCGGCGCGGTGCGGCAGTTACCCGACGAACAGGTGGACGACAGGATCGAGACGTGGGCACAGCGACTCGGCCTGCTGGAGCAACTCGACACGCTGTCGGCGGATCTGTCGCGAGGGCAACAGCAGAAGGTGATGCTCGCCGGCGCGTTCTTCCACGAACCCGACGCCGTCTGTATCGACGAACCCCTGGCCAATCTCGACCCCATCGTCCAGGAGCGAGTCAAGCAGTTCCTGCGAGCGTATCGGGACGCCGGCAACACGGTGATCATCACCACCCACGACGTGGACGTCGCGGCCGAACTGTGTTCGCGCGTCGGTATCATGTACGGCGGCGACCTCGTTGCGGACGTTCGGCCCGGAGACCTTCCGGAAAACGACACTCTGCTCGACGTGTTTCTGGATCGGGTGGATGCGACCGTCGAGGGGGACGGAGCGCTGCATGGCTGA